The following coding sequences lie in one Glycine max cultivar Williams 82 chromosome 19, Glycine_max_v4.0, whole genome shotgun sequence genomic window:
- the LOC102666726 gene encoding uncharacterized protein, with amino-acid sequence MRNQIPNPYSCSLNQNLELQATTIASPETPPFGTHFEEDKRGHNGGNNDGEAHHAQPVGKGRDGALHPRTLVIKALKKHKEDRKNTKNNKHNGNISHDRIFDIARVMRSCSMAKDLNDTIKEMLGTCISIVCTLPTS; translated from the coding sequence ATGCGTAACCAAATCCCTAATCCATACTCATGTTCTTTAAACCAAAACTTAGAACTCCAAGCCACCACAATTGCAAGCCCAGAAACACCACCATTTGGTACTCACTTCGAAGAAGATAAGAGAGGACATAATGGAGGAAACAACGACGGTGAAGCTCACCATGCACAACCAGTAGGCAAAGGTCGTGATGGTGCCCTTCATCCTCGCACATTGGTCATCAAGGCACTTAAGAAACACAAGGAAGAtagaaaaaatacaaagaacAATAAGCATAACGGGAACATCTCCCACGATAGAATCTTTGATATTGCGAGGGTGATGAGGTCGTGCTCCATGGCGAAGGATCTCAATGACACCATTAAGGAGATGTTGGGGACTTGTATATCAATTGTGTGCACACTGCCAACTTCTTGA
- the LOC100810380 gene encoding pectate lyase: MAPLSCIIVLFALSLLTPCFVSSSAVRDPELVVQEVQRSINASRRNLGYLSCGTGNPIDDCWRCESNWENNRQRLADCAIGFGKDAIGGKNGRIYVVTDSGDDDAVNPRPGTLRYAAIQDEPLWIIFKRDMVITLKEELLVNSFKTIDGRGASVHIANGGCITIHYVSNIIIHGIHIHDCKPTGNTNIRDSPHHSGFWTQSDGDGVSIFNSKHIWVDHCSLSNCRDGLIDAIHGSTAITISNNYMTHHDKVMLLGHSDSYTQDKDMQVTIAFNHFGEGLVQRMPRCRHGYFHVVNNDYTHWEMYAIGGSANPTINSQGNRFLAPNIRFSKEVTKHEDAPQSEWMGWNWRSEGDMFLNGAYFRQSGAGASSSYARASSLSARPSSLVGSMTTTAGALTCRKGNRC, from the exons ATGGCTCCCCTTTCATGCATCATTGTTCTTTTTGCTCTTTCTCTTCTGACACCCTGTTTTGTTTCCTCCTCCGCAGTGAGAGACCCTGAGTTAGTAGTACAAGAAGTACAAAG AAGCATCAATGCCTCTAGAAGAAACTTGGGTTATTTATCATGCGGAACAGGCAACCCTATTGACGATTGCTGGCGTTGTGAATCCAACTGGGAGAACAACCGGCAAAGACTAGCTGATTGTGCAATTGGGTTTGGCAAGGACGCAATAGGAGGAAAAAATGGTCGAATCTATGTGGTCACCGACTCCGGCGACGACGATGCCGTGAACCCTAGGCCAGGAACCCTAAGGTACGCAGCCATACAAGACGAGCCATTGTGGATCATTTTCAAGAGGGACATGGTGATCACCCTAAAAGAAGAGCTTTTGGTGAATTCCTTCAAGACAATTGATGGAAGGGGTGCTAGTGTTCACATTGCTAATGGGGGATGCATTACTATACACTATGTTAGTAACATTATTATCCATGGTATTCACATTCATGATTGCAAGCCCACGGGGAACACCAACATTAGAGACTCTCCACATCACTCTGGGTTTTGGACTCAATCGGACGGTGATGGTGTGTCCATCTTTAATTCGAAGCATATTTGGGTTGATCATTGCTCTTTGTCTAATTGTCGTGATGGTCTCATTGATGCCATTCATGGATCCACGGCCATCACCATCTCCAACAATTACATGACCCATCATGACAAGGTTATGCTTTTGGGACACAGTGATTCGTACACCCAAGACAAGGACATGCAGGTCACTATAGCATTCAATCATTTTGGTGAAGGCCTTGTCCAAAGAATGCCAAG GTGTAGACACGGGTATTTCCATGTGGTGAACAACGACTACACCCACTGGGAAATGTATGCAATTGGTGGGAGTGCAAATCCTACCATCAACAGCCAAGGGAACAGGTTCCTTGCCCCAAACATCAGGTTCAGCAAAGAGGTAACCAAGCATGAGGATGCTCCACAGAGTGAGTGGATGGGGTGGAATTGGAGGTCAGAGGGTGACATGTTCTTGAATGGAGCATACTTCAGGCAATCTGGTGCTGGTGCCTCTTCCAGCTATGCTAGGGCTTCAAGTCTCAGTGCAAGACCTTCTTCTCTTGTTGGCTCCATGACCACCACTGCTGGTGCACTTACCTGTAGAAAGGGCAACCGTTGCTGA